Proteins found in one Paenibacillus dendritiformis genomic segment:
- a CDS encoding YqeG family HAD IIIA-type phosphatase codes for MLERLIPRLRVSSVHDIDLDKLAEQGIRGIITDLDNTLVGAKVPEATPELAAWLKEVDRRGFKVVIVSNNDHTRVSRFAVPLDLPFIHAARKPAQRAFRQALSLMGLKPDQTAVIGDQMLTDVLGGNRLGLFTILVQPIAIQDEGWGTRINRRIERYATARLKRRGLWQEEEKR; via the coding sequence TTGTTGGAAAGGCTTATACCCCGTCTTCGGGTAAGCTCCGTACACGATATTGATTTGGACAAGTTGGCGGAACAGGGCATTCGAGGCATCATTACCGATCTGGACAACACGCTCGTCGGCGCCAAGGTGCCGGAGGCGACCCCGGAATTGGCGGCCTGGCTGAAGGAAGTCGATCGCCGCGGATTCAAGGTCGTCATCGTATCGAATAATGATCATACGCGCGTATCCCGGTTCGCCGTCCCGCTCGATCTTCCGTTTATTCATGCGGCCCGCAAGCCGGCGCAGCGAGCTTTTCGCCAAGCGCTGTCGCTGATGGGGCTGAAGCCGGATCAGACAGCTGTCATCGGCGATCAGATGCTGACGGATGTTCTGGGAGGCAACCGGCTCGGCTTATTTACGATATTGGTGCAGCCTATCGCCATTCAGGACGAAGGCTGGGGAACCCGCATCAATCGGCGCATCGAGCGTTATGCGACGGCACGGTTGAAGCGAAGAGGATTGTGGCAAGAGGAGGAGAAAAGGTGA
- the yqeH gene encoding ribosome biogenesis GTPase YqeH translates to MKDNQEKQVCSGCGVTVQTGHADQIGYVPASALNRSPLICQRCFRIKHYNEAASVALDQDDFLRLLGRIGQEDALVIHIVDLFDFDGSVISGLQRFVGNNPVLLVVNKIDLLPRSTNWNRLTNWVQRQAKEHGLRILDVILVSAKRNAGFERLVEQMSHWRRGRDVYVVGATNVGKSTLINRLIHDYSDMDRELTTSRYPGTTLDVVHIPLDDGKHIIDTPGIVYTSRLTELASRQDLGALLPDKPLKPAVYQLNEGQTMFFGAFARFDFVEGERQSFTCYISNGLPIHRTKLERADALYEEHRGELLAPPTRDRLDDLPGWTKHQYRIATGSETDIFISGLGWIKCNGKEGALVEIHAPKGVKVLTRRAMI, encoded by the coding sequence GTGAAGGACAATCAAGAGAAGCAAGTATGCAGCGGCTGCGGCGTTACGGTGCAGACCGGGCATGCCGATCAGATCGGCTATGTCCCGGCGTCCGCGCTGAATCGCTCGCCGCTGATTTGCCAGCGCTGCTTCCGGATCAAGCATTATAACGAAGCGGCTTCCGTTGCGCTGGATCAGGATGATTTTTTGCGTTTGCTGGGGCGAATCGGCCAGGAGGACGCGTTGGTCATCCATATCGTCGACCTGTTCGATTTTGACGGCAGCGTCATTTCCGGGCTGCAGCGGTTCGTCGGCAATAACCCGGTGCTGCTCGTCGTGAACAAGATCGATCTGCTGCCCCGTTCGACGAACTGGAACCGCTTGACGAACTGGGTACAGCGGCAGGCGAAGGAGCATGGCCTCCGCATATTGGACGTCATTCTCGTCAGCGCCAAGCGCAATGCCGGCTTCGAACGGCTCGTGGAGCAGATGAGCCATTGGCGGCGCGGCCGCGACGTCTATGTCGTCGGGGCGACGAACGTAGGCAAGTCCACGCTGATTAACCGCCTGATTCACGATTACAGCGATATGGATCGCGAGCTGACGACATCCCGTTATCCGGGAACGACCTTGGATGTCGTACATATTCCGCTGGATGACGGCAAGCATATCATTGATACGCCGGGCATCGTCTATACGAGCCGTTTGACGGAATTGGCCAGCCGGCAAGATCTGGGGGCCTTGCTGCCGGACAAGCCGCTCAAGCCGGCCGTCTACCAATTGAACGAAGGGCAGACGATGTTTTTTGGAGCGTTTGCACGCTTTGATTTCGTGGAAGGCGAACGGCAATCCTTTACCTGCTATATTTCAAACGGGCTTCCGATCCACCGGACGAAGCTGGAGCGGGCAGACGCCTTGTACGAAGAGCACCGCGGTGAACTGCTGGCGCCGCCGACGCGGGATCGCCTTGACGATCTTCCGGGCTGGACGAAGCATCAGTACCGGATCGCGACAGGCTCCGAGACCGATATATTCATCTCGGGGCTCGGCTGGATCAAATGCAACGGCAAGGAAGGCGCGCTCGTGGAGATCCATGCGCCCAAAGGGGTCAAGGTGCTGACCCGCCGCGCGATGATCTAG
- the aroE gene encoding shikimate dehydrogenase → MVRNDQAGAIQPPAAIDSSTAVFAVIGDPIKHSKSPLMHNAALRELGLNAVYTAFHVAPEQLEQAIQGMRALGIGGMNVTIPHKEAVMAYLDEVDESASVIGAVNTIVNRNGRLIGYNTDGLGFVRSLQEEMISDLRESRILLIGAGGAARGIAYALLKAGCRRLHIANRTLGRAEALAHDLSAFGTVSAVQLGERPAIDAHEVDIVIHTTSVGMHPDVDAVPFDPDWLLPDMIVSDIVYNPLETALLREASKRGCRPHSGLGMFVYQGAIALELWTGAAAPAALMREQVWNTLRHE, encoded by the coding sequence ATGGTACGGAACGATCAGGCCGGGGCGATTCAGCCTCCGGCGGCCATCGACAGCTCGACCGCTGTCTTCGCGGTCATCGGCGATCCGATCAAGCATTCCAAATCGCCGCTGATGCACAATGCCGCCCTGCGGGAGCTGGGGCTGAACGCCGTATATACGGCGTTTCATGTCGCGCCCGAGCAGCTGGAGCAGGCCATCCAGGGCATGCGCGCCCTCGGCATCGGCGGAATGAACGTGACCATTCCGCACAAGGAAGCGGTCATGGCGTATCTGGACGAAGTGGATGAGAGCGCGAGCGTTATCGGCGCCGTCAACACGATCGTCAACCGGAATGGCCGGCTGATCGGCTACAATACGGACGGGCTCGGGTTCGTCCGTTCGCTGCAGGAGGAGATGATCTCTGATCTCCGCGAGTCCCGGATCTTGCTGATCGGGGCCGGCGGGGCGGCGCGCGGCATCGCTTATGCGCTGCTGAAGGCGGGTTGCCGCCGCTTGCATATCGCCAACCGCACGCTGGGACGGGCCGAGGCGCTTGCGCACGATCTGTCCGCCTTCGGGACGGTATCTGCCGTCCAGCTCGGCGAGCGGCCGGCTATCGATGCGCACGAGGTGGATATCGTCATTCATACGACCTCGGTCGGCATGCATCCGGACGTGGATGCGGTGCCGTTCGATCCGGACTGGCTGCTGCCGGATATGATCGTAAGCGACATCGTATACAACCCGCTGGAGACGGCTTTGCTGCGGGAAGCAAGCAAGCGCGGCTGCCGCCCGCACAGCGGGCTCGGCATGTTCGTGTATCAGGGCGCGATCGCGCTGGAGCTGTGGACGGGCGCCGCTGCGCCTGCCGCGTTGATGCGGGAGCAGGTATGGAATACATTGCGTCACGAATAA
- the yhbY gene encoding ribosome assembly RNA-binding protein YhbY gives MLTGKQKRYLRSLAHHVQPIFQVGKGGTNDQLIRHIEEALEVRELIKVSILNNCMDDRFEVAEELASRSGAELVQVIGKTIVLYKESAEHKQIELP, from the coding sequence ATGCTAACAGGAAAACAAAAGCGCTATTTGCGCTCGCTCGCACATCATGTGCAGCCTATTTTTCAAGTAGGCAAAGGGGGAACGAACGATCAGCTTATCCGCCATATCGAGGAAGCGCTCGAAGTGCGCGAGCTGATCAAAGTATCGATCTTGAACAACTGCATGGACGATCGCTTCGAGGTTGCCGAGGAATTGGCAAGCCGCTCGGGCGCCGAGCTGGTCCAAGTCATCGGGAAGACGATCGTGCTTTACAAGGAATCGGCTGAACATAAACAGATTGAACTGCCATAA
- a CDS encoding nicotinate-nucleotide adenylyltransferase, which produces MRQIGIMGGTFNPIHLGHLVAAECAREAANLDEVWFMPAHVPPHKTNHPQADGKHRLEMTRLAIAGNPSFRASDWELARGGVSYTYETVISLRAAYPDVSWHWIIGGDMVDYLPKWHRIDELMRLIRFVGLHRPGIRWNEEKLPAAWRGRILAADMPQMDISSTDIRERRAAGRSIRYLVPEAVEHYMARWGLYESDAPAID; this is translated from the coding sequence GTGAGACAAATCGGGATTATGGGCGGGACGTTCAATCCGATCCACCTGGGGCATCTGGTGGCCGCCGAATGCGCCCGCGAAGCCGCAAATCTTGATGAGGTGTGGTTCATGCCCGCTCACGTGCCGCCGCACAAGACGAATCATCCTCAGGCGGACGGCAAGCATCGCCTGGAGATGACCCGACTGGCCATCGCGGGCAACCCGTCGTTCCGGGCGAGTGATTGGGAGTTGGCCCGCGGCGGGGTGTCCTATACGTATGAGACCGTCATCTCGCTGCGGGCCGCCTACCCGGATGTAAGCTGGCATTGGATTATCGGCGGAGATATGGTTGATTACTTGCCGAAGTGGCACCGGATCGATGAATTGATGCGTCTGATCCGCTTCGTCGGACTGCACCGGCCGGGCATCCGCTGGAACGAGGAGAAGCTGCCGGCCGCATGGCGCGGCCGCATTCTGGCGGCAGACATGCCCCAGATGGATATCTCCTCGACGGATATACGGGAGAGAAGAGCGGCGGGACGCTCGATCCGGTATCTCGTTCCGGAAGCAGTCGAACATTATATGGCAAGGTGGGGATTGTATGAATCTGATGCGCCAGCAATTGATTGA
- the yqeK gene encoding bis(5'-nucleosyl)-tetraphosphatase (symmetrical) YqeK has protein sequence MNLMRQQLIESVQAQMPAARWQHTQGVMDTAVILARRFGADPEKADLAAILHDVAKYWPTDRMERVIREENLPPVLLEYDKQLWHAPVGAVVAARDYGVQDEEILDAIRYHTSGRAPMTLLDKVVCLADYIEPGRDFPGVERIRELAEQDVNLALIAGFDSTIGFLLSQRRRIFPLTVIARNRLIEDLEKN, from the coding sequence ATGAATCTGATGCGCCAGCAATTGATTGAGTCCGTCCAGGCGCAGATGCCGGCCGCGCGCTGGCAGCATACCCAGGGCGTAATGGATACGGCCGTTATTCTGGCCCGCCGCTTCGGTGCGGATCCGGAGAAGGCGGATCTGGCGGCGATTCTTCATGATGTCGCCAAGTACTGGCCGACCGACCGGATGGAACGCGTCATTCGCGAAGAGAATTTGCCGCCTGTGCTGCTGGAATACGACAAGCAGCTGTGGCATGCGCCCGTCGGCGCGGTCGTCGCCGCCCGGGACTACGGCGTGCAGGACGAGGAGATTCTGGATGCGATCCGGTACCATACATCGGGCCGGGCGCCGATGACTTTGCTCGACAAGGTCGTCTGTCTGGCGGATTATATCGAGCCCGGCCGTGATTTTCCGGGCGTGGAGCGAATCCGGGAACTGGCCGAGCAGGATGTCAATCTCGCGCTCATCGCCGGCTTCGATTCGACGATCGGCTTTCTGCTCTCCCAACGCCGGCGTATTTTTCCGCTTACGGTCATTGCGCGGAACCGGCTGATTGAAGATTTAGAGAAGAATTAG